In Mycolicibacterium alvei, a single window of DNA contains:
- a CDS encoding enoyl-CoA hydratase/isomerase family protein yields the protein MTQGNAPRPPEGDWLGTPYLTFDRQGPFGVVTLDRPEARNAMTPAMYFGIRYAVTHVEADPDLAGLLITGTGDVFAPGGDLGGGNGVDDWMSFGAALSMDVTPFETLRQSVKPVVSAVNGLCQGGGLQIAICSDMAVVSDRATFRVPELYRGIADTYYSQTLARLIGPVRTRDLMFTGRTLSAQEAVDWGMVARTVPHDELLSAATEVLAQCCRTAPRARGVVKSSLDSYLGLYDRIGMKASYSGEEAAEGFRAFKARRSPEWVHPDLRADGRL from the coding sequence ATGACCCAGGGAAACGCTCCGCGACCACCCGAAGGCGACTGGCTCGGCACGCCTTATCTCACATTCGACCGGCAGGGTCCGTTCGGCGTGGTCACCCTGGACCGGCCCGAGGCCCGCAATGCGATGACCCCGGCCATGTACTTCGGCATCCGGTACGCGGTCACCCACGTCGAGGCGGATCCCGATCTGGCCGGCCTGCTGATCACCGGAACCGGAGACGTGTTCGCCCCCGGCGGTGACCTCGGCGGCGGCAACGGCGTCGACGACTGGATGAGCTTCGGCGCGGCCCTGTCGATGGATGTCACCCCGTTCGAAACGCTGCGTCAATCGGTCAAACCCGTGGTGAGCGCGGTCAACGGGTTGTGTCAGGGCGGCGGGTTGCAGATCGCGATCTGCAGCGACATGGCGGTGGTCAGCGACCGCGCCACATTCCGGGTGCCCGAGTTGTACCGCGGCATCGCCGACACCTACTACAGCCAGACGTTGGCCCGCCTGATCGGCCCGGTCCGGACCCGCGACCTGATGTTCACCGGTCGCACGCTCAGCGCACAGGAGGCCGTCGACTGGGGCATGGTCGCCCGGACCGTGCCGCACGACGAATTACTCTCTGCTGCAACCGAAGTGCTCGCACAATGCTGCCGAACCGCACCCCGGGCCCGCGGGGTGGTCAAGTCCAGCCTGGACAGCTACCTGGGGCTCTACGACCGGATCGGCATGAAGGCCAGCTACAGCGGCGAGGAGGCCGCCGAGGGATTCCGCGCGTTCAAGGCCCGACGTTCACCGGAGTGGGTCCACCCGGACCTGCGGGCCGACGGCCGACTCTAG